One Salarias fasciatus chromosome 9, fSalaFa1.1, whole genome shotgun sequence DNA segment encodes these proteins:
- the LOC115394018 gene encoding myelin-associated glycoprotein-like — MSLNIMMRNILLSFLFVSRTLACSDDAELFITAPEKLEALSGSCLIIPCNFRTAGETEFDSSRAPFGVWIKNDKNFGPYPENVIFNSSRQDSGYPMEIIGDLSEKNCTTLFHNLTTSYSQDYFFRMENRPYVATAICEHLQINIEDSPPRPIMSVSGELKEKESVTITCSAPTPCPHLPPRLTWSFQQDTHSQTEENTDGTLTTKIQQNITLSDQHDGFKLNCSAVYPVDGGELVKTAVAEFTLSVSYAPKDTSASISPSGLVSAGSWVNLTCSSRARPAVSYTWFKISDHGAVRVSEGDFYSFNVMEGGVYYCVAANDLGSQTSDPILLTFADDQRFGLGVLVILKIVGIVALCSSVVIVECWLRMRFHHKPVKDSQEADYVNTVEESRAS, encoded by the exons ATGTCTCTGAATATCATgatgaggaacattttactGAGTTTCCTCTTTGTTTCAA GGACTTTGGCTTGTTCTGATGACGCAGAACTGTTCATCACTGCACCGGAAAAGTTGGAAGCCCTGAGTGGATCTTGTCTCATAATCCCTTGTAATTTCAGGACTGCAGGAGAAACTGAGTTTGACAGCAGCAGAGCCCCTTTTGGAGTGTGGATTAAAAATGATAAGAATTTTGGCCCCTATCCAGAGAATGTGATTTTCAACAGTAGTCGGCAGGATAGCGGATACCCGATGGAGATCATTGGAGACCTGTCTGAAAAGAACTGCACCACACTGTTTCATAATCTAACCACTAGTTACTCACAGGATTATTTCTTTAGAATGGAGAACAGGCCATATGTGGCAACAGCTATTTGTGAACATCTCCAAATCAACATTGAAg ATTCTCCTCCGAGGCCCATAATGAGCGTCTCTGGtgagctgaaggagaaggagtctgTCACTATAACCTGCTCAGCTCCCACTCCCTGTCCACACCtccctcctcgactcacctgGAGCTTCCAACAAGACACTCACAgccaaacagaggaaaacacagatggAACTTTAACCACTaagatccagcagaacatcaCTCTGTCAGACCAACATGATGGATTCAAGCTCAACTGCTCTGCTGTGTATCCTGTTGATGGAGGAGAACTTGTGAAAACAGCTGTGGCAGAGTTCACTCTCAGTGTTTCTT ATGCTCCTAAAGACacgtcagcctccatcagtccatcaggtTTGGTGTCTGCAGGGAGCTGGGTCAACctgacctgctccagcagagccagacCTGCTGTCAGCTACACCTGGTTCAAGATCAGTGATCATGGAGCAGTCAGAGTGTCTGAAGGAGACTTTTACAGCTTTAATGTGATGGAAGGAGGAGTTTATTACTGTGTGGCTGCAAATGATCTGGGAAGTCAGACTTCAGATCCGATTCTTCTGACTTTTGCAG ACGATCAGAGGTTTGGACTCGGAGTCCTCGTTATTCTGAAGATCGTGGGAATCGTAGCTCTCTGCAGTTCAGTCGTCATCGTTGAGTG CTGGCTCAGAATGAGATTTCACCACAAACCAGTTAAG GACTCACAAGAAGCAGACTATGTCAACACAGTGGAGGAGAGTCGAGCCTCTTGA
- the LOC115394011 gene encoding sialic acid-binding Ig-like lectin 14, whose protein sequence is MSVNIMMRNILLSFLFVSRTLACSDDADLFITAPEKLEALSGSCLLIPCNFRTAGETEFDSSRTTSGVWIKNDHNFGPHPENVIFNSSRQNDNYPMEITGDLSKKNCTTLFHNLTTSYSHDYFFRVENIPYKATAICERLQFNIKDSPPRPTLNVSGDLNDLKEEESVTITCSAPTPCPHLPPRLTWSLQQDAHSQTEENTDRILTTKIQQTITLSDQHDGFNLSCSAVYPVDGGEAVKTAVEAFTLSVSYAPKDMSASISPSGLVSAGSWVNLTCSSRARPAVSYTWFKISEHGAVRVSEGDFYSFNVTEGGEYYCVAANDLGNQTSEKILVIVAGEGPCPSFQWKAILGGIVGIIGLICLIIFVWWSKSMYRQQQQSQPRDEMVGENPTTNAEENIHYGEIDFSHLRPGPASGSAQDHQQSQTAVYAEVKINNQEVNTSDSSAQTAEDPQQVYAQVKIH, encoded by the exons ATGTCTGTGAATATCATgatgaggaacattttactGAGTTTCCTCTTTGTTTCAA GGACTTTGGCTTGTTCTGATGACGCAGACCTGTTCATCACTGCACCGGAAAAGTTGGAAGCCCTGAGTGGATCTTGTCTCCTAATCCCTTGTAATTTCAGGACTGCAGGAGAAACTGAGTTTGACAGCAGCAGAACCACTTCTGGAGTGTGGATTAAAAATGACCATAATTTTGGCCCCCATCCAGAGAATGTGATTTTCAATAGTAGTCGGCAGAATGACAACTACCCGATGGAGATCACTGGAGACCTGTCTAAAAAGAACTGCACCACACTGTTTCATAATCTAACCACTAGTTACTCACACGATTATTTCTTTAGAGTAGAGAACATACCATACAAGGCAACAGCTATTTGTGAACGTCTTCAATTCAACATTAAAG ATTCTCCTCCGAGGCCCACATTAAATGTCTCAGGTGATCTGAATgacctgaaggaggaggagtctgtcACTATAACCTGCTCAGCTCCCACTCCCTGTCCACACCtccctcctcgactcacctgGAGCCTCCAACAAGACGCTCACAgccaaacagaggaaaacacagataGAATTTTAACCACTAAGATCCAGCAGACCATCACTCTGTCAGACCAACATGATGGATTCaacctcagctgctctgctgtgtatcctgttgatggaggagaagctgtgaaaacagctgTGGAAGCGTTCACTCTCAGTGTTTCTT atGCTCCTAAAGACatgtcagcctccatcagtccatcaggtTTGGTGTCTGCAGGGAGCTGGGTGAACctgacctgctccagcagagccagacCTGCTGTCAGCTACACCTGGTTCAAGATCAGTGAACATGGAGCAGTCAGAGTGTCTGAAGGAGACTTTTACAGCTTTAATGTGACGGAAGGAGGAGAATATTACTGTGTGGCTGCAAATGATCTGGGAAATCAGACTTCAGAAAAGATTCTTGTGATTGTTGCAG GAGAGGGCCCATGTCCCTCCTTCCAGTGGAAGGCCATTCTAGGAGGCATCGTTGGGATCATCGGCCTCATATGCTTGATCATCTTTGTTTG GTGGTCAAAGTCGATGTatcgacagcagcagcag AGCCAACCAAGGGATGAGATGGTCGGTGAAAACCCAACAACTAATGCCGAAGAAAACATCCACTACGGCGAGATCGATTTCTCCCACTTGAGGCCTGGCCCGGCTTCTGGCTCGGCTCAGGATCACCAACAGTCTCAGACAGCGGTGTACGCAGAGGTCAAAATCAACAACCAGGAGGTCAACACgtctgacagctcagctcagaCCGCCGAGGACCCCCAGCAGGTCTACGCTCAAGTGAAGAttcactga